CTGGAGGTCAGCGAAGGTCTGGTGGGGTCATCCGAAGGCTCCCCAGCTCGCTCACTAACCCGCAGCTCTACCTACACCAAGCTGAGTGACCAGGGCGGTCCGGAATGTGGCGGTAACGAAAATGGTTGTGAAATTCCATGTTTGTCAGGTGAGGGCACGCAAGACAGCGGGTTTGTTTGCTGCGGGGAAAGCGGAAGAGGAGCCAGCAAGGCAGACCTCCTTCTGGAAGCTGCGTTTCTGTCTCAAGAGACAGCCTCGCTGCTCAGTGCGTACTCCCATCTGCCACACTCCTCCACCTATGAGGGGCTCTGCAACAGCGAGCCCAGAGTAGTGCCACTCCAATGTAGCGGATTCGGGACTGGGGCCAGTGTGAGTCTAAGTAATCCCTGTCTATCACACCATCACCTGTACCTGCACCACCTTCGAGAGCAAGCAATTCAAACCGACTATGACCACGCCCCAGCCTCGGCCCCTGCTCATGGACCCAGTAcatcctttaactctgatctGGACACTATTGCTGAGCGCACTTTCTGCTCTCAGGCCATCAGCCCAACCTCAACCTGGATGTCTGATGAAGGGGATGACCTGGAATCAGTTACAACAGAATCAGCTGTTACAGCAACAGTTGCCCCCACAGCATCCATCGTCATGGACTCTGTTTCCACTAAgtctgctcaggttgatgcaatGGAGTCTTGGGGACCATCCGCATCTACTGCAAAAGGAACTGCGTCCTTAGCACTGAACACCACCGAGACCTGTGTCATTGAGTCTGCTGTTTCAGAGTCCTCTCCAATTTTACCAGTCGCCACAACAGCTCTGACCACAGAAACCATTGGATCCCCAGTTACCAACTTTGTTCCACCTCAGCCTTGCAGAGACCCTTTTCCAAGTCCTGGAAACTTTCCCTGCTCAGCACAGTCATCAGATGGAATAGAAGAAGAGACCCTCCCACAAACAACTCAGCCTTGTAGTGCACTGTCAGAGGCAGGGGTTGTGGGGGATAATGTTGTTAATATAAgtgaagatgatgaagatgaagtcGATGAGAGTGCTACAGACAATGAGTCAAAGTCGTCTGGCTGCGGTTTACCAGCAAAGAACTACTGGAGCCGCCACTTCTTAGTGGATTTGCTAGCCGTGGTTGTGCCAGTGGTCCCCACAGTTGCGTGGTTGTGTCGGGGCCCACACCGTGATGGTCAACCAATGTACCATATTGGTTCTCTTCTGCGGGGTTGCTGCACTGTGGCTCTCCATTCTCTACGTCGAGGAGGGGGTCTTAGGCACTACCCCGCAGGAGGAGGGGGTCCGGGGGGAATGAACATATGAGACCAGTTCTTCACCCTTGGGAAGCTTGGAAGCTACTGAAACTACTGTCACATTATCTAATGTGCAATCAGAGGGagg
The genomic region above belongs to Myxocyprinus asiaticus isolate MX2 ecotype Aquarium Trade chromosome 28, UBuf_Myxa_2, whole genome shotgun sequence and contains:
- the LOC127419399 gene encoding syntaphilin-like isoform X4 — translated: MVSSPTASPVRSPAPVSNRDPYGNASLSSSSNSGSCRGSDGSPTHRRNLKHTSCNDNHGIWPPPPEQYLTPLQQKEVCIRHLRARLKETIDRLQDRDTEIDELRSQLSRMQEDWIEEECHRVEAQLALKEARREIQQLKQVVDVVRSSLGDTDTGVQRCFQDINLQNHKLETLLQNMELAQTGAVKVGEATGGGELVGAGLEVSEGLVGSSEGSPARSLTRSSTYTKLSDQGGPECGGNENGCEIPCLSGEGTQDSGFVCCGESGRGASKADLLLEAAFLSQETASLLSAYSHLPHSSTYEGLCNSEPRVVPLQCSGFGTGASVSLSNPCLSHHHLYLHHLREQAIQTDYDHAPASAPAHGPSTSFNSDLDTIAERTFCSQAISPTSTWMSDEGDDLESVTTESAVTATVAPTASIVMDSVSTKSAQVDAMESWGPSASTAKGTASLALNTTETCVIESAVSESSPILPVATTALTTETIGSPVTNFVPPQPCRDPFPSPGNFPCSAQSSDGIEEETLPQTTQPCSALSEAGVVGDNVVNISEDDEDEVDESATDNESKSSGCGLPAKNYWSRHFLVDLLAVVVPVVPTVAWLCRGPHRDGQPMYHIGSLLRGCCTVALHSLRRGGGLRHYPAGGGGPGGMNI
- the LOC127419399 gene encoding syntaphilin-like isoform X3 encodes the protein MSSPSNKRSGSGSSKFNLLKALQPKHRLKQMVSSPTASPVRSPAPVSNRDPYGNASLSSSSNSGSCRGSDGSPTHRRNLKHTSCNDNHGIWPPPPEQYLTPLQQKEVCIRHLRARLKETIDRLQDRDTEIDELRSQLSRMQEDWIEEECHRVEAQLALKEARREIQQLKQVVDVVRSSLGDTDTGVQRCFQDINLQNHKLETLLQNMELAQTGAVKVGEATGGGELVGAGLEVSEGLVGSSEGSPARSLTRSSTYTKLSDQGGPECGGNENGCEIPCLSGEGTQDSGFVCCGESGRGASKADLLLEAAFLSQETASLLSAYSHLPHSSTYEGLCNSEPRVVPLQCSGFGTGASVSLSNPCLSHHHLYLHHLREQAIQTDYDHAPASAPAHGPSTSFNSDLDTIAERTFCSQAISPTSTWMSDEGDDLESVTTESAVTATVAPTASIVMDSVSTKSAQVDAMESWGPSASTAKGTASLALNTTETCVIESAVSESSPILPVATTALTTETIGSPVTNFVPPQPCRDPFPSPGNFPCSAQSSDGIEEETLPQTTQPCSALSEAGVVGDNVVNISEDDEDEVDESATDNESKSSGCGLPAKNYWSRHFLVDLLAVVVPVVPTVAWLCRGPHRDGQPMYHIGSLLRGCCTVALHSLRRGGGLRHYPAGGGGPGGMNI
- the LOC127419399 gene encoding syntaphilin-like isoform X1, which codes for MSSPSNKRSGSGSSKFNLLKALQPKHRLKQMVSSPTASPVFDYCRFIELDYTPMESGIMVSMRQSRGFLTPKSPERHYRRSPAPVSNRDPYGNASLSSSSNSGSCRGSDGSPTHRRNLKHTSCNDNHGIWPPPPEQYLTPLQQKEVCIRHLRARLKETIDRLQDRDTEIDELRSQLSRMQEDWIEEECHRVEAQLALKEARREIQQLKQVVDVVRSSLGDTDTGVQRCFQDINLQNHKLETLLQNMELAQTGAVKVGEATGGGELVGAGLEVSEGLVGSSEGSPARSLTRSSTYTKLSDQGGPECGGNENGCEIPCLSGEGTQDSGFVCCGESGRGASKADLLLEAAFLSQETASLLSAYSHLPHSSTYEGLCNSEPRVVPLQCSGFGTGASVSLSNPCLSHHHLYLHHLREQAIQTDYDHAPASAPAHGPSTSFNSDLDTIAERTFCSQAISPTSTWMSDEGDDLESVTTESAVTATVAPTASIVMDSVSTKSAQVDAMESWGPSASTAKGTASLALNTTETCVIESAVSESSPILPVATTALTTETIGSPVTNFVPPQPCRDPFPSPGNFPCSAQSSDGIEEETLPQTTQPCSALSEAGVVGDNVVNISEDDEDEVDESATDNESKSSGCGLPAKNYWSRHFLVDLLAVVVPVVPTVAWLCRGPHRDGQPMYHIGSLLRGCCTVALHSLRRGGGLRHYPAGGGGPGGMNI
- the LOC127419399 gene encoding syntaphilin-like isoform X2 → MSSPSNKRSGSGSSNFDYCRFIELDYTPMESGIMVSMRQSRGFLTPKSPERHYRRSPAPVSNRDPYGNASLSSSSNSGSCRGSDGSPTHRRNLKHTSCNDNHGIWPPPPEQYLTPLQQKEVCIRHLRARLKETIDRLQDRDTEIDELRSQLSRMQEDWIEEECHRVEAQLALKEARREIQQLKQVVDVVRSSLGDTDTGVQRCFQDINLQNHKLETLLQNMELAQTGAVKVGEATGGGELVGAGLEVSEGLVGSSEGSPARSLTRSSTYTKLSDQGGPECGGNENGCEIPCLSGEGTQDSGFVCCGESGRGASKADLLLEAAFLSQETASLLSAYSHLPHSSTYEGLCNSEPRVVPLQCSGFGTGASVSLSNPCLSHHHLYLHHLREQAIQTDYDHAPASAPAHGPSTSFNSDLDTIAERTFCSQAISPTSTWMSDEGDDLESVTTESAVTATVAPTASIVMDSVSTKSAQVDAMESWGPSASTAKGTASLALNTTETCVIESAVSESSPILPVATTALTTETIGSPVTNFVPPQPCRDPFPSPGNFPCSAQSSDGIEEETLPQTTQPCSALSEAGVVGDNVVNISEDDEDEVDESATDNESKSSGCGLPAKNYWSRHFLVDLLAVVVPVVPTVAWLCRGPHRDGQPMYHIGSLLRGCCTVALHSLRRGGGLRHYPAGGGGPGGMNI